In the Gossypium arboreum isolate Shixiya-1 chromosome 10, ASM2569848v2, whole genome shotgun sequence genome, one interval contains:
- the LOC108489166 gene encoding pentatricopeptide repeat-containing protein At1g62930, chloroplastic-like — protein sequence MYYRFDNVDDAFNLFNKMIQSYPKPSIVEFTKLLAAIVRMKHYAITVSMCSQMELLGVYWDVYSLSILVNCFCQLGQIDLGFPVLGNMLKLGVEPYVVTLSALINGWSGFKPNIVTYSTVIDGLCKKGSLNETLHLFSQVKVKGIRPDIVSYNILIDAHYKDGKIFEVIDTVDTMKKQGIEPDVVTYIILVDVHCREGMVSDAKDDVGTMIKQGIEPDVVTYNILVDAHCREGMVSEAEDIVDAIIKHNIEPNVVTYSALINCHCLQNKMYKARKVFQLMIKKGCAPDIFSYNIMINGYCEAKRIDEEMELFHEISQKGPILDIVTHNTLMQGMCKLGKISSTCELLMKMIAFGQVPNVVTCSFLSNGLCKCDKLEEALEVFQAMRNSKLELDIVCYNILIDGLCKSGYIEVGKELFHKLSVNGLKLGVYTFYND from the exons ATGTATTATCGCTTTGATAATGTTGATGATGCTTTTAATTTGTTTAATAAGATGATTCAGAGTTACCCAAAGCCATCAATTGTggaattcactaaattattagctGCCATTGTTAGAATGAAACATTATGCCATTACTGTATCGATGTGTAGCCAGATGGAATTATTAGGAGTTTACTGGGATGTTTATTCTCTCAGCATCTTGGTTAACTGCTTTTGTCAATTAGGTCAAATTGATCTTGGTTTTCCTGTTTTGGGGAACATGCTGAAGTTAGGTGTTGAGCCTTATGTTGTAACTTTATCCGCTTTGATTAATGGATGG AGTGGCTTCAAACCCAATATTGTAACATATAGCACTGTCATTGACGGTCTTTGTAAGAAGGGATCACTAAATGAGACTCTCCATCTTTTCTCCCAAGTGAAGGTTAAGGGCATTAGACCAGATATCGTTTCATATAATATATTGATCGATGCACATTACAAGGATGGGAAGATTTTTGAAGTAATAGATACCGTTGACACAATGAAAAAGCAAGGCATTGAGCCTGATGTTGTTACGTATATTATATTGGTTGATGTGCATTGTAGGGAAGGAATGGTTTCTGACGCTAAAGATGATGTTGGCACAATGATAAAGCAAGGCATTGAGCCCGATGTTGTTACATATAATATATTGGTTGATGCGCATTGCAGGGAAGGAATGGTTTCTGAAGCTGAAGATATTGTTGACGCAATAATAAAGCATAACATTGAGCCTAATGTTGTTACCTATAGTGCATTAATAAACTGTCATTGCTTGCAAAACAAGATGTATAAAGCTAGAAAGGTATTTCAGTTGATGATTAAGAAGGGTTGTGCACCTGATATATTTAGTTACAACATCATGATCAATGGATATTGCGAAGCTAAAAGGATAGACGAAGAAATGGAACTCTTTCATGAAATATCCCAAAAAGGACCAATCCTGGATATTGTCACGCACAACACTCTTATGCAAGGTATGTGTAAACTAGGGAAAATTTCATCTACATGTGAACTTTTGATGAAGATGATTGCTTTTGGACAAGTTCCAAATGTAGTGACCTGTTCATTTTTGTCGAATGGTTTATGCAAATGTGATAAACTCGAAGAGGCTTTGGAAGTTTTTCAAGCAATGCGGAACAGCAAGTTGGAACTTGATATTGTCTGTTATAATATCCTAATTGATGGCTTATGCAAATCTGGGTATATTGAAGTTGGAAAGGAATTATTTCATAAACTCTCTGTCAATGGTTTGAAGCTTGGTGTTTACACATTCTATAATGATTAA
- the LOC108489165 gene encoding uncharacterized protein LOC108489165, translated as MKHQLSSSSSSMKSTTITMEDDVRTETRDSNYFPGCRKDANCKCEICLASINATLDLMPLSVQKSSFSKLSASKPKYANHSPISFDPSITSTPTSSSCCLVESPALKSTARLNFRENKEKKKKKEEGKNGGFQSVFWKLLMGLNLVLVMEVGFSWGVGGFLKPILTSDVARSIGERASIMQDLNGKLRFLQNELKGFHNLKVSNCSNTDSVWEIDQGSLLLNSHCLLYKSAMEEVKIWGWPLQTAGLLTTGFSSKSFTILSGRVSEWSNGRSGFIITRKANASWVQSKWGTSVIQMDPNTWIFEYQRSWILDNPRLISATLLELLKDRLTKMVKKMSEEFLLFFVFDNQFIEFSRNEDQLMIPT; from the exons ATGAAACACCAGCTGAGTTCGTCATCTTCTTCAATGAAATCGACCACCATTACTATGGAAGATGATGTCCGTACCGAAACCCGAGACAGCAACTACTTCCCAGGTTGCAGAAAAGACGCCAATTGCAAGTGCGAAATCTGTTTGGCTAGCATCAATGCCACTCTCGATCTCATGCCCCTCAGCGTTCAAAAGAGTTCATTCAGTAAACTCTCTGCTTCCAAGCCCAAATACGCAAACCACTCTCCCATCTCTTTCGATCCTTCCATTACATCCACACCCACATCGAGTTCTTGTTGCTTGGTGGAATCTCCGGCTCTTAAATCAACTGCCAGATTAAACTTTAGAGAAAACaaggagaaaaagaagaagaaagaggagGGGAAAAATGGTGGTTTCCAAAGTGTATTTTGGAAGTTATTAATGGGTTTGAATTTGGTTTTGGTAATGGAGGTTGGGTTTTCTTGGGGTGTAGGTGGGTTTTTGAAGCCGATTTTGACAAGCGATGTTGCGAGAAGCATTGGTGAAAGGGCTTCAATTATGCAAGATTTGAATGGAAAATTGAGGTTCTTGCAAAATGAGTTGAAAGGATTTCATAATCTCAAGGTTTCTAATTGCAGCAATACGGATTCCGTATGGGAAATTGATCAG GGTAGTTTGCTTCTAAATTCGCATTGCTTGTTGTATAAATCGGCAATGGAAGAGGTCAAGATTTGGGGGTGGCCTTTGCAAACTGCTGGATTGCTTACTACTGGGTTTTCTTCCAAATCATTTACTATCTTATCTGGCAGAGTATCTGAG TGGTCCAATGGAAGGAGTGGATTTATTATAACAAGAAAGGCAAATGCATCATGGGTACAAAGCAAATGGGGTACCTCTGTAATACAAATGGATCCCAACACATGGATCTTTGAGTATCAAAGGAGCTGGATATTGGACAACCCCAGATTAATTTCAGCAACACTGCTGGAGCTGTTGAAAGATAGGTTgacaaaaatggtgaaaaagatgAGTGAAGAATTTTTGCTCTTCTTTGTTTTTGATAACCAATTCATTGAATTTTCAAGAAATGAAGATCAACTTATGATCCCAACTTGA